A portion of the Calditrichota bacterium genome contains these proteins:
- a CDS encoding substrate-binding domain-containing protein has protein sequence MRTGRAAVVLLCLWLLLGCSRRQQASGRVTIAVIPKGTTHVFWQSVHAGALKAAAELGVDVDWVGPEKEDERQQQIALVDNQVMKRVSGIVLAPMDALALRRPVENAARRGIPVVIIDSDLKGPADCYVSFVATDNREGGRIAGRALVEVLGGKGRVILLRCMEGSASTENREEGFLEIVKHCPGITVVSDEQHAGATTAQALQVSENLLMRFKDPAGELTVDGIFCPNESSTFGMLQALRRQRLTGKVRFIGFDSSPPLVEALRQGEIDGLVVQNPFLMGYLGVTSLYQHLQGQAVQKVVDTGVMLVTKANIDEPHVQQLINPDLERWLGK, from the coding sequence ACTCTGTCTATGGCTGCTTCTTGGATGCAGTCGTCGCCAGCAGGCCTCCGGACGGGTGACGATTGCCGTCATTCCCAAGGGGACGACCCACGTCTTCTGGCAATCCGTGCACGCCGGTGCGTTGAAGGCGGCTGCGGAGCTCGGCGTGGACGTCGATTGGGTGGGGCCGGAGAAAGAGGACGAGCGCCAACAGCAGATTGCTCTGGTTGACAACCAGGTGATGAAACGCGTCAGTGGCATTGTTCTCGCCCCCATGGATGCCCTGGCGCTGCGGAGGCCGGTCGAGAACGCGGCCCGCCGCGGGATCCCGGTGGTCATCATCGATTCGGACCTCAAGGGGCCTGCCGATTGCTATGTCAGCTTTGTGGCCACCGACAATCGCGAAGGCGGTCGCATAGCTGGGCGGGCGCTCGTGGAAGTGCTCGGGGGCAAGGGCAGGGTCATCCTCCTACGTTGCATGGAGGGCTCGGCCAGCACGGAAAACAGGGAAGAAGGGTTTCTGGAGATTGTCAAGCACTGCCCGGGCATCACCGTGGTGAGCGATGAACAACACGCGGGTGCCACCACTGCTCAGGCTCTGCAAGTGAGCGAGAACCTTCTCATGCGCTTCAAGGACCCGGCAGGGGAGTTGACGGTTGACGGCATCTTTTGCCCCAACGAATCGTCCACGTTTGGCATGCTCCAGGCCTTGCGCCGCCAGCGTTTGACCGGAAAGGTCCGCTTCATCGGCTTCGACTCCAGCCCGCCACTGGTGGAAGCCCTGCGCCAGGGAGAAATCGACGGGCTTGTCGTGCAGAACCCATTCCTCATGGGCTACCTCGGGGTCACGTCCCTATATCAGCACCTGCAAGGCCAGGCGGTGCAGAAGGTGGTCGACACGGGCGTGATGTTGGTGACGAAAGCCAACATCGATGAGCCGCACGTGCAGCAGCTGATCAACCCCGACTTGGAACGATGGCTGGGCAAATGA